A region from the Candidatus Binatia bacterium genome encodes:
- a CDS encoding YkvA family protein translates to MNTPGWKRAVKTAESVIGDVKKLRGVIEQAASKMETHSDALKGILDDLQLIFRLARAWLKGDYKDVSKKSLVVLVGALVYFLMPLDAIPDFIPGLGFMDDVTVVGLALAAVKSEVEKFRDWEIRVRA, encoded by the coding sequence ATGAACACCCCGGGCTGGAAGCGGGCCGTCAAGACGGCCGAAAGCGTTATCGGAGACGTTAAAAAGCTTCGCGGCGTGATCGAGCAGGCGGCGAGCAAGATGGAGACGCACTCCGACGCGCTGAAAGGGATCCTGGACGACTTGCAGTTGATCTTTCGCCTGGCGCGGGCGTGGCTCAAGGGAGACTACAAGGACGTATCGAAAAAGAGTCTCGTCGTCCTGGTCGGCGCGCTGGTCTATTTTTTGATGCCGCTCGATGCCATACCGGATTTCATTCCAGGTCTGGGTTTCATGGACGACGTGACGGTGGTCGGTCTCGCTTTGGCCGCCGTCAAGTCCGAGGTCGAGAAGTTCAGGGACTGGGAGATAAGAGTGCGGGCATGA